CGTCGGTTCGCCCGTCGCGCCCCGCATCGATGCGCCCATCGAACCGGTCGTCGATCCGCCCGTCGCGTCGCCCGCGCGCGCGTCGGGCACTGTGCGCACGGGACCGCGCGCAGCGTCGCCCGCGGCATCGCCCGCGACCTCAGCCCTCGCGCCGTCCGACGGGTCCTCGGACTCCGTGGCCTTCGCTGGTATCTCGCTCACGCGAACCGTCCCCTCCAGCTCACCGCGTCCGGCACCGGTCACCGGAGGCGGCTGCCCGCAGTATCCAGCACTACGGCGCCGCACAACACGGTGTTCACGATCACAGCCCGGTCCCGATGGTTTTTGGACCGGCCGCGACATACTCCCAGTCTTCTAACCAGGTAGCACCCCGTCGAATCAAAGAGCCCGGCCGGCATCGGTGGCTGGAACCCTTCGGTCGTTCCCCCCTCCCCCTCCCGACGATCCGTCAGCCGGGCACCGCCAGCTCGAACCAGACCGTCTTCCCGGTGCCTCCGGGGCGGGTGCCCCAGCGGCGCGAGGAGCTGGCCACGAGCTGGAGTCCGCGGCCGCTCTCGTCGTCGGCGTCGGTGGCCCGCTCGCGGGGCGGGTCCGGCAGCGGGTCGGAGACCTCCACCAGCAGGGCGCCCGGCAGCCCGGCAGGGCGTACGAGCCGTACGCCGATGGGGCCCGTGGCGTGCCGCAGGGAGTTCGTCACCAGCTCGCTGACCAGCAGTGCGGCGATATCGCCGAGGCAGTCCAGTTCCCAGGTGCGCAGCTGACCCCGAACGACGGCACGGGCGGTACGGACGGCACCTGGTTCCGCGGGAAAGGTCCACTCGGCGCAATCGCCTTCGGTGTCGATCAAGCCGATCACTTCCCAGGCCAAGAGCACACCCATGTCCGGTTTCATGGGGTTAATGGGCACATACCCGATATCCGGGACGCCTTACCGCCCCCGAAGGCGCACTGTGGCACGAACGGCGTACGACGCTCTGAACGCCGCCGGCCCATACGCCCCGCGAGGTTTCTCCACTCCCCGCGCGCCACCCCGGACGAGCCCCGGCCTCCGCCCGGGCAGTCCGCGACCTGATCCGCCGGACAGGCTCTAGCCGCCCGCGCCCCACGCCGTCAGCGCGGCCTTCACCGCGGGAACGTCGTGGTCCAGCCAGGCCACGTCCTCGACCTCGTCCGGAGCGAGCCAGCGCAACTCGTCGTGATCTTCGAGGGGCTTGGGTTCGCCCGAGCCAGGGAGCAGCCGTGCGATCCACACCCGCAGGACGTACGGCGCCGTGAGGGGCCACTCCCCCGGGACACGCTCGACCGGCTCCGCCTCGACGCCGAGTTCTTCGCGCAGCTCCCGTACGAGGGCGTGCTCGGGAGTCTCGCCCGGTTCGACCTTGCCGCCCGGCAACTCCCAGCGCCCGGCCAGCTCGGGAGGCGCGCTGCGGCGGGCGGCGAGCAGGCGACCGCCGCTCAGCAGGGCGGCTCCCACCACCACGATCCGTTCCGTCATGAGCCGGAGCCTACGGGAGTGCCACCGGACCCCGGACGGGACGGATGCCCCGGGCAGGTCGTATGCCCCCGGCAGGACCGAAGCCCCCAACAGGGCGGATCACTTGGTTCCGTTCTGCCCGATGAGCTCGACCCAGTAGAGCTGCTTGTGCCGGCGGTCGTCGAGGCTGTCGGCGATCTTCTGGGCCTCGGCGCGGGTCGCGTACCTGCCCACGCGGTAGCGATTGCCGTTGTCGTCCTGCCGTATGACGAGCCAGGGAAGAGTGATCGTGCCGTCGTTCATCGCGCCCCTCCACTTCCCGACCCGGGTCCCCGCCGTGCCCCGCCCTCTAAGGAAACCGCAATCCGCATATGCCCGAGCCTACGCCTAACCTTCACGCAGCGAATACGGCTTTTCACAAAGAGGTACGCAACCGGCCAGGCTGGAAAGCACCGCACGCCCTCGAACGCGCTGTCGAGCACTCCCTGCGCGCCCTCGAACAGCACGAAGTCCAGCGTGGGCACGGCACTTGAGAACGGCCAGATTCCAACCGGATCCGTACGGGGGTCACTTGGCGGCCGACGGCGGACAGCGCCGCAGCGCACCGCGTCGGCGTCCGCTCCCCGAACCCGGCGGCTACGGCTACTTCACCGGCAGGTGATACGCGATGCGGTACCGGTCCGCCGGGACGACCACGTCGGCCGTCTCGACCGGGCGCCCCGAGGCGTAGAAGGTCCGCTGGATGACGAGGACGACATGCCCGGGTACGCCGCCCAGCGCGAGGAGTTCCTCGGCGAGACCTGGGCGCGCTCCCACCTCCTCCGTGACGTTGTCCACGATCACGTCGATGGCCGCCATGCGTTCGACGACGCCCATGCCGCCGAGCGGACCCTCCTCGGGGAGCATCACCGGCGTACGGCCCGTGACGGCGAGGGGTTCCCAGGACGTGGAGAGCATCACCGCGTCGCCGCCGTCCCGGTAGACGTAGTTCGTGCACATCACGCGGTCGCCGGGCTTGATGGACAGGCGCTCGGCGATGGCGCCGCTGGCCTCGACCTGGCGGCTGTGGGACTCCCAGGTGCCGCGCACGGACACGTCGGCCTGCTCCTGGCGGAACGGGGTCGCGCCGCTGTCCGGCCGGTACCCGGAGCGGGCCACCCGGCGCGGGACCGGCCGCTCCCGCACGTACGTGCCCGAACCGGAGCGGCCCTCGACGAGCCCCTCGGCCATCAGCACCTTGCGCGCCTCCAGGGCGACCGTGTCCGAGACGCCGTACTCCTCGCGGATCCTGGCCTGTGACGGGAGGCGGGTGTGCGGTGGCAGCGAACCGTCGACGATCTTCTTGCGGAGATCACCCGCGACACGCAGGTAGGCCGGCTGCTCACCGAATGTCACTAGGCGCTCCCATCAGGTTGTACAGACAGCAAGAGCGTGGCAACCGTGGGTTGTGCCATGCAAGCAAAGGCCAGGGAATCACTCGATGTGATGACTTGATCCGCCCGAGGGTTTCACCAGGCACTTTCTCCCCGCTACAGCCGCGGTCACACCTCCATACCGGCACCGCTTCCTCCGTCGCCGGCGCCGTCGCCGCCCTCCTCGTACGACGGCGGGGTGGTGGCGAGGCCCAGAGCCTTGCGGATGGTGACCGTCTTCTCGGCGTCGATGAGCTTCAGGCCCCTCTCGTAGTGCGTGTAGAAGGTGTCCGCGTCCTGCGCGTCCGCCGCCTTCGCCCACTCCTTCTGCGCCAGCTCGAGGTCCTTGACGAGCGCGGCGACACCGCTGGAGGCGTCGGGGGCGAACGTATGGCCGCGCAGCATGCCCGCCTGTTTCGTGAGCGCCTTCGAGACCCTGGTCGCCCATTCC
This genomic interval from Streptomyces dengpaensis contains the following:
- a CDS encoding GntR family transcriptional regulator, whose product is MTFGEQPAYLRVAGDLRKKIVDGSLPPHTRLPSQARIREEYGVSDTVALEARKVLMAEGLVEGRSGSGTYVRERPVPRRVARSGYRPDSGATPFRQEQADVSVRGTWESHSRQVEASGAIAERLSIKPGDRVMCTNYVYRDGGDAVMLSTSWEPLAVTGRTPVMLPEEGPLGGMGVVERMAAIDVIVDNVTEEVGARPGLAEELLALGGVPGHVVLVIQRTFYASGRPVETADVVVPADRYRIAYHLPVK
- a CDS encoding SPOR domain-containing protein produces the protein MNDGTITLPWLVIRQDDNGNRYRVGRYATRAEAQKIADSLDDRRHKQLYWVELIGQNGTK
- a CDS encoding ATP-binding protein; amino-acid sequence: MGVLLAWEVIGLIDTEGDCAEWTFPAEPGAVRTARAVVRGQLRTWELDCLGDIAALLVSELVTNSLRHATGPIGVRLVRPAGLPGALLVEVSDPLPDPPRERATDADDESGRGLQLVASSSRRWGTRPGGTGKTVWFELAVPG
- a CDS encoding (deoxy)nucleoside triphosphate pyrophosphohydrolase is translated as MTERIVVVGAALLSGGRLLAARRSAPPELAGRWELPGGKVEPGETPEHALVRELREELGVEAEPVERVPGEWPLTAPYVLRVWIARLLPGSGEPKPLEDHDELRWLAPDEVEDVAWLDHDVPAVKAALTAWGAGG